A genomic segment from uncultured Marinifilum sp. encodes:
- the bcp gene encoding thioredoxin-dependent thiol peroxidase, producing the protein MAHLKEGDKAPEFKGINQDNKQLSLSDFKGKKLILYFYPKDNTPGCTAESCNLNENYDSLTKAGFEVLGVSPDKITSHQKFIAKHNLAFNLIADTEKLILEAYGAWGEKKLYGKTYMGVLRTTFVISEDGIIEKIFSKVKTKDHTNQILTEMGLK; encoded by the coding sequence ATGGCACACTTAAAAGAAGGAGACAAAGCTCCTGAGTTTAAAGGTATAAACCAAGACAACAAACAATTAAGTCTTTCCGACTTTAAAGGTAAGAAGTTGATTCTTTACTTTTATCCGAAAGATAATACTCCAGGATGCACAGCCGAATCGTGCAATTTAAACGAAAACTACGATTCTCTTACAAAAGCAGGATTTGAAGTTTTAGGTGTGAGCCCTGATAAAATTACATCGCACCAAAAATTTATTGCCAAGCATAATTTGGCATTCAATCTTATTGCCGATACCGAAAAATTAATTTTAGAAGCATACGGAGCATGGGGAGAAAAAAAATTATATGGTAAAACATATATGGGAGTATTACGAACTACCTTTGTTATCTCTGAAGATGGAATTATTGAGAAAATATTTTCAAAGGTAAAAACAAAAGATCATACCAATCAGATATTAACTGAAATGGGATTAAAATAG
- a CDS encoding SPOR domain-containing protein, which produces MRLRSSLLIIALFIAQILFAQSFSGGKTEQQIEEEAFAFFDSENYQKALPLYGELINVYPQDPEYNYYLGVCQVELNDNISEAISHLKIASTRNVNASVPYFLGRAFHMNYQFNSAIRYYRKFREYYKKKSTGIDQLIVMCQNGLPLVNSYYVVDLKEKKTVDKNEFFRHYKLEGFDDRLSKKTKSIKSRYDGTGDRDVASLAKKGQYIYFSSFGKNKKNGRDLYRAKRLKNGGWDDWEPLTALNTEFDEVFPYMAADGRTFYFCSQGHTSMGGFDIFKSVYNEITNTWTEPENLGFPINSSSNDLFFATDHNDEYACFASSRENGKNELTVYRIKLSEYPEQKVVMDPDQLVDLAILKPTSKSSSFESTPKSEEIKYSMKFKEGSFPYFNFAVSDKLSYHYLTEFKSKEARNFFIETKNDEFNSDSLRVVTENYRSKLSFLSGAAKSNLSKQISELEQASFEMENQAKEKLIKARKIESDYLNKHIVGTVETDVVAAGNQLKLIKTSEQLPEKAIVNSTVMETGYVYHLQVGVFSSKRERSFFSGLNPLKEELVSNGKLYKYMVGNYSSFAKAKDAIPEIRQLFPNAFVVAYKNGKKTNLSAAIKVTDQNYQASPVAKVPKSAANKSKTKKSVGISFRVQVGAFSENVTQDVKDKLKAFSKYAIAYTKDYRGYTICTVGNFDSYSKVSKLKMELREAGLSDAFTVAFSGTDKITIQQALEILRQ; this is translated from the coding sequence ATGAGATTACGCAGTAGTTTGCTAATAATCGCTCTGTTTATTGCCCAAATATTATTTGCCCAAAGCTTTAGCGGAGGAAAAACCGAACAGCAGATAGAAGAGGAAGCATTTGCTTTTTTCGATTCTGAAAATTACCAAAAAGCACTTCCTTTATATGGGGAATTAATAAATGTATATCCTCAGGATCCCGAGTATAACTATTATTTAGGTGTTTGTCAGGTTGAATTAAATGACAATATATCTGAGGCGATCTCACATTTAAAAATTGCTTCAACAAGAAATGTTAATGCTTCGGTACCTTATTTCTTAGGTCGAGCTTTTCACATGAATTATCAATTTAATTCTGCTATACGTTACTACCGAAAATTTCGTGAATATTACAAGAAAAAATCAACAGGAATTGATCAGTTAATTGTAATGTGTCAAAATGGTTTGCCTCTTGTTAATTCTTATTATGTTGTTGATTTAAAAGAGAAAAAAACGGTTGATAAAAATGAGTTTTTTAGACACTATAAGCTCGAAGGATTTGATGATAGATTATCAAAAAAAACCAAATCGATTAAATCGCGTTACGATGGAACTGGCGATAGAGATGTTGCGAGTTTAGCTAAAAAAGGTCAGTACATATATTTCTCTAGTTTTGGAAAAAATAAAAAGAATGGGCGAGACCTGTATCGAGCAAAACGATTAAAAAATGGAGGTTGGGACGATTGGGAGCCACTTACAGCTTTAAATACCGAATTTGATGAAGTATTCCCTTATATGGCAGCCGATGGAAGAACTTTTTATTTCTGTTCGCAAGGTCATACAAGTATGGGTGGATTTGATATTTTTAAATCGGTTTACAATGAAATTACAAATACCTGGACAGAACCTGAGAATTTGGGTTTCCCAATAAATTCATCATCTAACGATTTATTTTTTGCCACCGATCATAACGATGAATATGCGTGCTTTGCTTCGAGCCGCGAAAATGGAAAAAATGAACTTACAGTATATCGAATTAAACTCTCGGAATATCCAGAACAAAAAGTGGTTATGGATCCCGACCAATTGGTTGACTTGGCTATTTTAAAACCTACATCTAAAAGCAGTAGTTTTGAGTCTACTCCTAAGAGCGAGGAAATAAAGTATAGTATGAAGTTTAAGGAGGGGAGTTTCCCTTACTTTAATTTTGCGGTGTCCGACAAATTGTCTTATCATTATCTTACAGAGTTTAAATCGAAAGAGGCTCGTAACTTTTTTATAGAAACTAAAAATGACGAATTTAATTCGGATAGCTTGCGAGTAGTTACCGAGAATTATCGAAGTAAACTTAGTTTTTTATCTGGAGCTGCAAAATCAAATTTAAGCAAGCAAATTAGTGAGTTGGAACAGGCTTCTTTTGAAATGGAAAATCAGGCAAAAGAGAAGTTAATTAAGGCAAGAAAAATTGAATCGGATTATTTAAATAAACATATTGTTGGAACTGTTGAAACTGATGTTGTGGCAGCAGGTAATCAATTGAAATTAATCAAGACATCAGAACAATTACCTGAAAAAGCAATTGTAAACTCTACCGTAATGGAAACAGGCTATGTTTACCATTTGCAAGTTGGAGTATTCTCAAGCAAGAGAGAACGAAGTTTCTTTTCAGGATTAAATCCATTGAAAGAAGAGTTGGTGTCGAATGGGAAATTGTACAAATATATGGTTGGCAATTATTCTTCATTTGCCAAAGCCAAAGATGCAATTCCTGAAATCAGACAATTGTTCCCTAATGCATTTGTTGTGGCATATAAAAATGGTAAAAAGACCAATTTAAGTGCTGCAATTAAAGTTACCGATCAGAATTATCAAGCAAGTCCGGTTGCTAAAGTACCAAAGTCTGCGGCAAATAAATCCAAGACAAAAAAATCAGTAGGAATTTCGTTTAGAGTTCAGGTAGGTGCATTTTCGGAGAATGTAACACAAGATGTGAAAGATAAATTAAAGGCCTTCTCGAAATATGCTATAGCTTATACAAAAGACTATAGAGGATATACGATTTGTACTGTTGGTAATTTTGATTCTTATAGTAAAGTGAGTAAATTGAAAATGGAATTAAGAGAAGCCGGTTTAAGCGATGCATTTACAGTTGCTTTTTCGGGAACAGACAAAATTACCATTCAACAGGCACTTGAAATATTGCGTCAATAG